The Tachysurus fulvidraco isolate hzauxx_2018 chromosome 10, HZAU_PFXX_2.0, whole genome shotgun sequence genome segment TCTGTTCTTTAGGAGAATCCTGACCCACACGGGAATCCTCCCCCCAGTCCTCACCTCCTACCTCTTCCCCCTCCCCTTTAATGGGGCACCCAATCCCCTGCTCGGTCATTGTGGCCACCGTACATGTGACCCGGGCCACTGGtgaagtttttgttttctgctttGGAGGAGCTTTTTGTTGTGGAAGTACCGGTGCTGGGTCTGGAGGAATCTGCACTATTTCTTCCAGAAACTGTGTCTGGGACTCCGAGAGCCCCCCACCCCTTGGTCTTCTCGTCCTCTCAACATTGTCCTGTTGGTGACCCTCCTCAGAACTCTCCCCTTCTCCATTTCGCTCCCCCCTTGTTTCCCCACAGGACATGATCAAGGCCTCTGCGTGGTCCAAGACCTCCTGTTTAATTCTGGGAAGATTTCGCCTGGCCCATCTCGTGGCCACCTCAAAACCAGCCTTCCAATCTGGGTCAAATTGCTCAGTCCACTCTTTCAACATACCCTCCAATCCCTCCCTATAGTGATCTTGCAGAATAACCAATGTAGTGTGCCCCCAGTTTTTAGCATTTCCAACAATCATGTCCACCGTGTATTCTGTTGGAACTGCTGGCTTTATGAAGGAGGCCAAAATATCCACCATGCGAGCAATCATTCTCGGACCTTGTTTATCCGGCTCAGGAGTGACATTTTGCAAATGGTGCACCATTTTAATGATCTTGTATAGGGAACGCACCAGTTTNNNNNNNNNNNNNNNNNNNNNNNNNNNNNNNNNNNNNNNNNNNNNNNNNNNNNNNNNNNNNNNNNNNNNNNNNNNNNNNNNNNNNNNNNNNNNNNNNNNNNNNNNNNNNNNNNNNNNNNNNNNNNNNNNNNNNNNNNNNNNNNNNNNNNNNNNNNNNNNNNNNNNNNNNNNNNNNNNNNNNNNNNNNNNNNNNNNNNNNNNNNNNNNNNNNNNNNNNNNNNNNNNNNNNNNNNNNNNNNNNNNNNNNNNNNNNNNNNNNNNNNNNNNNNNNNNNNNNNNNNNNNNNNNNNNNNNNNNNNNNNNNNNNNNNNNNNNNNNNNNNNNNNNNNNNNNNNNNNNNNNNNNNNNNNNNNNNNNNNNNNNNNNNNNNNNNNNNNNNNNNNNNNNNNNNNNNNNNNNNNNNNNNNNNNNNNNNNNNNNNNNNNNNNNNNNNNNNNNNNNNNNNNNNNNNNNNNNNNNNNNNNNNNNNNNNNNNNNNNNNNNNNNNNNNNNNNNNNNNNTGTAAAGAGCTTCGCATATTTTGGAAGGAAATTCTTACCATGATCGGTCAGTTAATTGGAGATAATGTTCCTCTTGAACCAGAACTGTATGTATTCCATCTATACCCAATAAATTTGGTCGTAAATGCAAGAAAATGTAAACTAATAGACTTTAGTTTTCTACAGGCCAAACGTGTCATTGCATTAAAGTGGAAAGACACTCAAAGACCCTTTTCTAACCAATGGATCAAGGAAATGTCCTTAAACCTTGCTTTGGAAAAACTGACATTTGCTATCAAAGGGAAGTTAAATTACTTTTATAAAATCTGGACTAACTTTCTACACTTCTGCGATCAAGTGGACTTTACAGCAGAATAACTTTGGAGAAAAACAAGGTTAAAGAACACTGAATTGCTGcagttattactgtattatcAAAATATTATCTAATTGAagtgtatttttatgtaatctttattttatattttttattttacttatttatttattttatgttcctATTGTAATTGTTCCTTTTGATATTTAATTCCTTGtagggtttttcttttttgtcttgatgTGGATAAAATCTTATAAAAATagtagaaatataaatgtaaaaattcctGCTGTTCACATTTCATTATTTAGTGTAACATAACATGACCAAGACAGGTTAGATAGAAGAGTAACTGATGGTccatgatgtgtgatctgagagtTCTGCAGTAAATCAGAAGATCCTGACATGGTGATGAAGCTCCAGAGATGAACATCAGCTCAGTGGCTCAGGGATGAAGTTTAAGATGATCTGAAATCCATGATGAGATCAGAGCAGACCATctgagggaggagaggagaggagaagaaaaaaaaaactttatatcaTGTAAAAAATGCCAAAGTTCATCTCTAAAGAAAAgagatataaaaatgaaaagaaaagaaatgaaatgaaataaataattggtgccACCTTGTGTTGGTCATTAactctgtgattgtgtgttgaCTGTTGGTTACGTCACACTGTCGGACcttgtgttgtactgaacactgtgatgATGTCCGTTTCCATCCTGTAGagagattcagattcagatgatgaagaaacactgaacagttttttttcctgtttattgtCTAAACTTTgacattaactgcactgttCTGTTTACTGAATTCTGTTCACTTACACTTATtagaatatttcacacttttcttgtcacatttctaatttaatcCCCTTAAACACTTGGCTTATTATTGTGGCTTCATATTAGATTAATAACTTATAATAAttcctataaataaataatattagtgtAAGAGTCAGAACACttcagactgagtgtgtgatggtgactgaaaaaaacaggacaaagtTTTTACTTTAATGCAAAAGTccagttttttctctttgttcctAACACATAGAACCTGGAAAATagtgaataaataatactgaTATAAGTAATGACCTCAACACGAGTGTATTATGTGACTGAaacaggtttgtttgtgtttgaatcTCGTCTCAGTCATTTATAGAAATCCCACAGAGCCCCTTCCCTCCATCTCAGTCTGAACTTTCACCTGCACATCAAGATCATTCTCTGTGCTCAAAAAACTGCTccatgaaaaggaaataaaaacaacacagaaaataaagtacCACAGAATGTCCAGAagtataaagttttaaaaagaacaaaactttGAGGCCTTTTCTGACCAAAGTTTCTGTAATGTACCTTTAAAATGACATTGACCCAGGGAGGGTTGCCATGTTTCTGTAAACACCCCACATGAACTACAACCAAAATccaatgatgtttttttttattaacaacaaaaaagtggtcacattcattaatttattcattcattttcaaccgcttatccgaacttctcgggtcacggggagcctgtgcctatctcaggcgtcatcgggcatcgaggcaggatacaccctggacggagtgccaacccatcacagggcacacacacacactcattcactcacatacaccacacactacggacaattttccagagatgccaatcaacctaccaatCATGTCTTTGGTCCgtgagaggaaaccggagtacccggaggaaaccgccgaggcacggggagaacatgcaaactccacacacacaaggcggaggcggtaatcgaacccccaaccctggaggtgtgaggcgaacgactaaccactaagccaccgtgccccctaaagTCGtcacaatttaattaaatttttttttatttgaatgttttcgTACCTGTTCACTGGAGTTTGTGGCACGTCTGAGACATGAAGATACTGATAATGATGATTTTCCGTTTTCAGAAACATaagataaatatttcaaaattatAATATTAGACAATAAACTTAGACACATGTTCAACACAATTAtcatacaatttaaaataacaattttaaccagttttacCTTTCACCCTGCTGTAGTACACAGACACgcagatgatgataatgatgattacGATCCcaacatataaaataatccaGTTGTTCCCTCCAGTCTGGTCTGAGTCTGAATCCTCTGATGAAGATCCTCTCTCATTAACACTGtcctctaaaacacacattaaaccacACAGAGATATCAGTACAGTGCTGAGGAAAAAACGTGTCCTCAAAGAAAATctatcaaacatcagactacATTTACTGatattgttcagtgtttttcagccatacatgcagatgatgtcatcactgatccttaaataataatcaatgttgtgctgctataataatatgaagtgttttattaaagtttatccaGGAACAATAAGAGATGTTTTGAACTGGAGCTCACACCAGATTAAGAAAAGCCCTGTACTTTAGACACACCCCCTTGTCATGTCATTAAAATCTAACCAGGTTCCTTTTTCCATCCTAATGTACTGCTTTTTCCATGAAACCCTGTTCAGAGTGAAAGGATCACAAACACTGGGTCACTTTCATTTATTCTACATTCATAATGTTTTAATCAACTGGAAATGGAAAGTGAAGATATTTTATCAATGTCAGGTCAGAGTTATTGGTTAAGAACCATTTCAGTACTTTATCAGATCACAAGGCTCTTAGATGAGGATTGAGTGTTGATTATTGAGAGgaagtgactgagtgtgtgctgaAACAGTAGTGAAATACAGGACAGGAGGTGTGTGTTCTCCTCACTCAGTCTAACACAGCCATGAGAAGCTTTAGAATGATCTGGGAACATTAAACTGTGTAGTTCTCTCTCAACCAGGactgaaaaacactgacatctacaGGAAACAAGCTGCTCAAGTCACTCAGTAACTTTccagacattttaaactttgtgtacTGATATGTGTCGTACTCAGTATCGTCTGAGATTAATCCACTTACCAACAACAGACAGTTTAACCTTCTGGACCAAGACAgattcctgtgtgtctgtaattaaCATGGAGCTGCTGTAGATTCCTGTATCATTAACTCTGATGTTCTTCATCACCAGGGAACAGTTTCCTTTAAGCAGCTCGTCCTCAGGAACGTCCACACGACCCTCATATCCTTCACCCACATATGAATCTTTACCCTTTCGCtcaaacacagtctcagtaTCAATAAACCACTGAACGTAAGGAGTTTTGATGGATAGATGACTCCAATCACACGGCAGGACAACTGTGGAACCCACTGGAGCTGATATCTGAAGAGcttcagagacacagaaaaaccttttagGAAATGATCTGATGTTAggaactttatatttttatttcttttatagaaactgattgtttttgttgtcctgtgagcttcatatctgaTCACTTGTTCTTGTCCACatgaaagtaaaagttttttaattgttgctgCAGGATCTCAGTCCTGATGAACATCTCTAATCTCACCCAGATGACCTCTGAACCTTTCTGACAAactttctacaaataaaatattgtctgtgtcttatttatgtctgtatttgtgtatttttctaacACATCATCTGTTAACTCTAAATAAAGTATTGATTCCTCTCTATAAtagatgttgttattgttccttATTTCCAGCTCTGTTATCTGAGACACTGTGACTTCTATAATTAGTCaatattttacactgaacaGTTTACTCACCATTGACTGAGAGTGTAACATTGTTAATTTCTTTCGCTTCCCCAGTGTTAGTGTTCACATGTTCCACTCTAATGGCTTTGTAGATTTGGTCATCAGTAAATCTGACATTCTTCAACACCAGGGAACAGTTTCCTTTACGCAGCTCGTCCACAGGAACATCCACACGTCCTTCATATCCTGATCCTGAATATGTACCATTACTGCTTCTCTCAAACACAGGGACTTTATTGAGCTGCCACTTAATAAATGATGTTGGTTTTAACTCTTCAGTCAGTGTACACGGCAGGATGACTGTGGAACCCACTGGAGCTGATACAGTAACCAGAGATTCTGCACTGTCTGTGGGAGAAACATTACAATCTACAGGATTTGTAACATTTGACAAAACATTGTTGTGATATTTGATTCAATAGAAGGACACTTCTgtcttgttggtgttgtagaacctggtcactcacccacacatgcacagaccCATAAGATGGAAATATAAAGGAGGGACATGATGTCTGGAAGACTCTTGTGGAGTGTTGGCAGattttctgaaacaaacaaacagagacatgttataaataaaagctaCAGAACAACtgactgatgtcacacacacttctatagcAGTTAGCATGTGTTTAACTCTTCAGTGAATCCAAATCTTTACAAATGTCTCTTAATTTCACTGGTTTCATTTTTCAGGCCgtattaaaaaatttttaaaaactgcTTTGTTGACCTGTATAGTGTGACCTCAGTGGGTAAGACATagtctactgatcagaaggtcatgggtttaaATCCCAGCAATGTCACGCTGCCTTTGCTTTATGTTTGATCATGAcatttaaccctcaactgctcattTGTATGATGAGATAAATGTTAGTTGTTCTGGATCAGAGCTTCTGCTAAACGCTGTACAGGGATCAGGATACgagttttagtgtttttactgAGTATCAGATTAATAAGAGACTCATTACATCATAAACTCAACCTGAACTCACTGCTGAGAACTAAATCCAATCAGCCTTCACTAAACAATGCTAGGAGCTAAAAATCCTGATCTATCACTACATTACACCATTTCTGCTGATTTACTTTATACACAGAAATCTACCTTTCAGTTTACATATGAACACGTGACTGAGTATAACACGTGTACACAATCGTTCATGTAGAAAGAAGGAAATCATCAGCTTTTATACAAACACATGAAATTGTACAGAGTTAGTTGTGAAGTTTGTGATATTTGTGATAAGGTTCATCAGTGTGAATAAAGGATCAGTGATTGTGTTTATCACACAGAGCAGagtctagaccaggggtcggcaacccgcggctccggagccgcaagtggctctttcatccctctgctgcggctccctgtagatttggaaaataaatattgaatttaaatgtatttcattttagttagttagttttttttaatgtaattctaAAGATCATGATGCTTGTAATTCtaaagatcatgatgctctaaattctaagatcatgaagctcttgtaacattaaaataaaccgtgtttaatttttttgtcgctccaaatatgcgtcataactgccaacttgtgaaatccgacacacagaagcagacgcatttttggtttgctgcagccagcAAGTTAaagttttgatgtcatgcagggctgtcaggtgtcacgcattgagagtgacagtcacgcatttcggtcttttctcatgcTCTTCCACCACACAtggtatttctcatgcagaaaaactttttgaatatttatcatatatttaataaaccgcagcaccaaaatgtatcagtccgcgccactgtctctatggaaccgagTCGAGTCAGTTcctagtcgagcctgacacttatcagccaatcaaaaaagagaagctacacaatagccaatcagaaaatagcactatctgggtaagatttaacgcaataaccaatgaaaaaaaaatggggttGCCGGGGGtaggagatgtcacgcttgcctgtcttcaaaacttgagagccctggtcatgaatatgaagaggactcaattatacattgaacattttatttgaaagtaacctttaacccagcgtcttttttgttaagtttagttcaaaatgttcaaaatatttttgtttgcctgcagaaataaaatttcatttactcggtagcagttcttTGATTTCATACATGCAatacactacagttttttctatactttccatgaaggtaaaaaaacgatatatgcagtgttctcttcattttagatgtcaaaagggttttgtggctccctgtgtttttgttttctgtgcgaaacggtccaaatggctctttgagtgtttaaggttgccgacccctggtctagaacATACTGTAGGTCACTAACAGGTGGATCAAGTCTGtgcattcctgaagtaaacactgcAACTCAACCGTGCAAGACAGATGTGAGAGAATTAGagtaaagttacacatgaaagaaagatagcgatacatgtagaaaacaaagggagagaaacagacgagtgagacggagaacgggagagaaacagacgagtgagatggagaaagggagagaaacagaggagtgagacggagaaagagagaataaagaacaaatggcgctctcaaaaaaaaattaaagttggCAGCGAAAACATTTAATCCAGAAAGgacagactcatttctgttcacactacccactaaaccagtgtgtctcatatgtaCAGAAACTGTGGCATTTATTAAAAGTGACAATGTGAAACGCCATTATGAGtcaaaacataaaggttttgaacaaacatatccactcaaatctgaagacagcgtccctgagacagctttcccaggtctgaggaaagtagccctatacatcctgaccatgtttggctctacatacaactgcgaggcagctttcactacaatgaacataatctaAACTAAATATTGTTCCagggtcactaatgagcagctccacatgtgtatgagaacggccctgactccattcaagcccaggtttaacatCCTGCCAGactagagctcagttctctcacttAGATATAAAAGAGAAAGATAACATGGACTTCCTGATCTAAGAAGGAAACAGATTTCGTAAATTTGGAGGTGTTTTGTAGGAGTGGGAAAAGATAAACCTCAGCTGctgtgtgtctttatttaaacatacacaattttcacattttatttattttctcttattttgaaatgtagccctacttttatttatttaatgagagaatgttatacatatttacaatcatatatatgttcagttctatattatgtgacaataaatattgtcaaaaggtttttgaattgtactgaatttatttgatttgacagtcaggtatttattgcttgcagatgttgagACAACTACTAGGCTccttaaatatatatcacactaactagttagacattatgatcttccggacctttgcttcaagaaattttctcttactggacctctttaaaatttagttgaatacctctgGTTTAGAACATTAAACTACTGACAGAACAGAGCACAGATTTAGAAACATGAAGCACTTTTCACCCTGTTCATTAAACAAGATGATTACATGTTAATAACACTGGTATAACAGAATTATACACTAAACTGTCTCAGTATGAAGCactttgaaagactacaacgcacgcgcgaaaaagcaaaaaaaaaaagtaaaagaaaatcgctcttggatcaaactgataaataattttctttaccattgacgacatgtcctgcattttaacgtaatttttttgtttatttatgaaagtaaaaatgatactTTTAGTAGTTTTAGGGTgcctgagatcacagacagaggGCTGGGGCAACCCTAAAAGGCCTACAGTAGAACCGATCCTGTTTCATCACTTACGTTTATTTGCAAAACAATGCCAAGTTTTTTCCACCAGAAATCTCCAGAAATCAGCAAAATACAcagcaaataaaataacaaaaatcgTGAGAGAGAAGAATTCAAAACTCAGCTTTACCTGAGAGACAGAAGAACATTTCCAGTGTGAATTTAATGTCCTGCTGCCATCTGTTTCGTGTTACAGCATCATGACTGCAGGAAGCTtttactttctctttatttcagtCTGATTACTTAAAGATTCTGTGAAGTTTCTTGTCTGTAGAATCTCCAACATTAAACGGTGACTACAGACAGAAGGTCTTCAGGCCTGGTCCAATTGTCTGGTATGAACATTCGGAGGattataaagttaaaaaaagattaaatctgTTCTTATGTCGGTGTCCGTCCAGGTTTGTAAAACTGCGGTTAATccagctataaaaataaatttcactAATACATGTTATTTAATCCAGATGTTCTTTACAGAAACACGGTCAAAGTATCAGCGCCGCACCCTGCAGGATGGACTGGAAATCTGTTCAAGTCCTAATGTAGCGTGTCTGGAACAAACACCGTCACCCACATGAACTACTCAGCGATGAGATCTGGCACTTTTAATCTGTTAATAAGGAGAAATCATCAGATCGAACGGAGTAGCAGCTCCTCCAACTCTGATATACACAGTGTTGTGTACAGGAAGGACCTCAGAGCGCATGCGTCCACCAGCCTCGTATAGTGTGACTGACGCCAAAAACATGACGTATGATGAGAAACACCCGGATGTGTGAAGCTGACGTCACTTCCTCCCCAAACAAGTACTCAAAGAAAAGATGctctacatttttatatatttaaacaaaaatgataaaaacaaaattttgtgaagtttatcactttatcttgaatgtacaaaatgtaacattaatatataaaaaaaagaaaaaaaaactttattacagaaatacataaattagagaaaaggaaaactcaaaacaaaaatccagtCACAGTAATATTTATACCAGTTACATCCCCCCTGAACTTCACAAATTTTGACTACAGGATAAAACACATTGGACTCAGACCAACTGTTATTTGAATTTTGTGCAACAGAATGTTTTCTACTCACAGGGAAGGTAAGAACAGCAGGTTGATCAGACCCACTGCAATCACCCACAAATGGTGCCTTAAACACCTGTTACAACCGTCAAGGGGACGATCGAAACAGAATGGGTAAATGAATGTCTTTATACAGAGATGTTATAATtcacaatcttttatttaagGGTGGACAAGGATTTTAGGCTTCAGAGGAggacaaggccaaaataataaatagaacaatCTTCCAaacacctgtctctctctcttactaaactgaaaaatgaaaaaaaaaatacatttcttcttaCCTAACTCCCtctaacaaaaacaatataataaaagtttCCAAAATACCTTGTCACCATGTTTTGGGAAAAGGTGTATAATGAAATTGGCTGGCTAACAAGTCAAAACAGAGTCTGTAATCGTAGTCTATATCAGACATGGGTCAAGCACAACCagttgaaataataaatataaaccaaaacaaaactcaCAAGCTCAACACACTCGGAATACAAACTTTCTCTCTAAGATGGGACAATCAAAAATGACTGAAAAGGGTTAACATTCAGAGAATATAGCATACAAATAGACAATGCAATGaacacaaagcaaacacaatTGCACAAGAGGCAAAGAGGTCACAATCAGGGATCCAGACAGGCCTTTTATCTGGAACAGATGGAGATTATAACCAATCGGAGGTGTCCTCCTATTAACTCCGGAAACCGCCTTCCTGAAAACACCAGAGGACAGCATTTCATTTGTAGATGAAACTTCATCTCGGATCCAAACAACAGTAATCCAAACCAATGTGCTGTGAAGTCTGAAAATCATCTTCACTCGTCTTCACACGACTGTTCTAGGAAGAGCACGAGGATGTTTAGACATCGTTACTATGACTTTAGATATCATTACATtcccaaaaaaaatcagacaataCTGTCAGTGAAGAATGAAGAATATTTCttattgataaaataataaatattgtttactgtaaatatttacatataaattctACATTTAATGGGGCTTCATATaatcaatatattaaaaaacCATAAGACATGTACCATTTTACTCCCATCAAGTATTTCTTAAATACgtttttcactgtaaaatatgCATGCAGGCAAAAACAGCATCAGTTCCAGTACtcaaagaagtaaaaagtaatggagatgtgacaaaaataaaggcttcatctTCTAAATCTGTTAGCCACTAGCACCTATCTCCTATGCagtacacactctctctcacacacacacacttgcacacactcatgcacgcatactattatttcttcttattatattttaaaaaagtaaagatttagtaaaaaaaaaaacacccctgtAATAAAACTTCAGTAACAGTGcatgatattaatttatattactgAGAGGAGCTGAACCCAGGTTCCTCCTCAACTACAAAGTTCCTGCACATGACTTCAGCCATTGTACATACTGTGTCCACTGCTGCAAACAAACcacatcaaaataaaacaacaaataaaaatataaatgtaaaaattaaagcTGTTCACAGTTCATTATTTAGTGTAACATCACATGACCAAGACCAAGTCAGGTTAGATAGAAGAGTAACTGATGGCCCATGATGTGCTATCTGAGAGTTCTGCAGTAAATCAGAAGATCCTGACATGGTGATGAAGCTGCAGAGATGAACATCAGCTCAGTGGCTCAGGGATGAAGTTTAAGATGATCTGAAATCCATGatggttggcactctgtccagggtgtatcctgccttgatgcccgatgaagcctgagattcATGGGGAGcctgggcacaggctccccatgacccgaggtagtttggataagcggtagaaaatgagtgaatgaatgaatgaatgaaatccatGTTACGATCAGAGCAGACCAtctgagagaggaaaggagaggagaagaaaaaaaaactttataccATGTAAAAAATGCCAAAGTTCATCTCTAAAGAAAAgagatataaaaaagaaaagaaaagaaataaataattggtgccACCTTGTGTTGGTCATTaaccctgtgtttgtgtgttgactGTTGTGTACATCACACTTTCGGAcgttgtgttgtactgaacactgtgatgatgtgtgtttccATCCTGTAGagagattcagattcagatgatgaagaaacactgaacagttttttttcctgtttattgtCTAAACTTTgacattaactgcactgttctgtttactgaattctgttcacttacatttattagaatatttcacacttttcttgtcacatttctaatttaatcCCCTTAAACACTTGGCTTATTATTGTGGCTTCATATTAGATTAATAACTGATAAatcctataaataaataatattagtgtAAGAGACAGAACGCttcagactgagtgtgtgatggtgactgaaaaaaacaggacaaagtttttactttaatgtaaaagtccagttttttctctttgttcctAACACATAGAACCTGGAATATagtgaataaataatactgaTGTAAGTCATGACCTCAACACGAGTGTATTATGTGACTGAATCTCGTCTCAGTCATTTATAGAAATCCCACAGAGCCCCAACCCTCCATCTCAGTCTGA includes the following:
- the LOC125145694 gene encoding uncharacterized protein LOC125145694 isoform X2, with the translated sequence MFFCLSENLPTLHKSLPDIMSLLYISILWVCACVDSAESLVTVSAPVGSTVILPCTLTEELKPTSFIKWQLNKVPVFERSSNGTYSGSGYEGRVDVPVDELRKGNCSLVLKNVRFTDDQIYKAIRVEHVNTNTGEAKEINNVTLSVNALQISAPVGSTVVLPCDWSHLSIKTPYVQWFIDTETVFERKGKDSYVGEGYEGRVDVPEDELLKGNCSLVMKNIRVNDTGIYSSSMLITDTQESVLVQKVKLSVVEDSVNERGSSSEDSDSDQTGGNNWIILYVGIVIIIIIICVSVYYSRVKVSSCLRRATNSSEQDGNGHHHSVQYNTRWSALISSWISDHLKLHP
- the LOC125145694 gene encoding uncharacterized protein LOC125145694 isoform X5, encoding MFFCLSENLPTLHKSLPDIMSLLYISILWVCACVDSAESLVTVSAPVGSTVILPCTLTEELKPTSFIKWQLNKVPVFERSSNGTYSGSGYEGRVDVPVDELRKGNCSLVLKNVRFTDDQIYKAIRVEHVNTNTGEAKEINNVTLSVNALQISAPVGSTVVLPCDWSHLSIKTPYVQWFIDTETVFERKGKDSYVGEGYEGRVDVPEDELLKGNCSLVMKNIRVNDTGIYSSSMLITDTQESVLVQKVKLSVVEDSVNERGSSSEDSDSDQTGGNNWIILYVGIVIIIIIICVSVYYSRVKVSSCLRRATNSSEQDGNGHHHSDHLKLHP
- the LOC125145694 gene encoding uncharacterized protein LOC125145694 isoform X1; translation: MFFCLSENLPTLHKSLPDIMSLLYISILWVCACVDSAESLVTVSAPVGSTVILPCTLTEELKPTSFIKWQLNKVPVFERSSNGTYSGSGYEGRVDVPVDELRKGNCSLVLKNVRFTDDQIYKAIRVEHVNTNTGEAKEINNVTLSVNALQISAPVGSTVVLPCDWSHLSIKTPYVQWFIDTETVFERKGKDSYVGEGYEGRVDVPEDELLKGNCSLVMKNIRVNDTGIYSSSMLITDTQESVLVQKVKLSVVEDSVNERGSSSEDSDSDQTGGNNWIILYVGIVIIIIIICVSVYYSRVKGWKRTSSQCSVQHKVRQCDVTNSQHTITELMTNTRWSALISSWISDHLKLHP
- the LOC125145694 gene encoding uncharacterized protein LOC125145694 isoform X4; the encoded protein is MSLLYISILWVCAFVDSAESLVTVSAPVGSTVILPCTLTEELKPTSFIKWQLNKVPVFERSSNGTYSGSGYEGRVDVPVDELRKGNCSLVLKNVRFTDDQIYKAIRVEHVNTNTGEAKEINNVTLSVNALQISAPVGSTVVLPCDWSHLSIKTPYVQWFIDTETVFERKGKDSYVGEGYEGRVDVPEDELLKGNCSLVMKNIRVNDTGIYSSSMLITDTQESVLVQKVKLSVVEDSVNERGSSSEDSDSDQTGGNNWIILYVGIVIIIIIICVSVYYSRVKGWKRTSSQCSVQHKVRQCDVTNSQHTITELMTNTRWSALISSWISDHLKLHP
- the LOC125145694 gene encoding uncharacterized protein LOC125145694 isoform X6, giving the protein MFFCLSENLPTLHKSLPDIMSLLYISILWVCACVDSAESLVTVSAPVGSTVILPCTLTEELKPTSFIKWQLNKVPVFERSSNGTYSGSGYEGRVDVPVDELRKGNCSLVLKNVRFTDDQIYKAIRVEHVNTNTGEAKEINNVTLSVNALQISAPVGSTVVLPCDWSHLSIKTPYVQWFIDTETVFERKGKDSYVGEGYEGRVDVPEDELLKGNCSLVMKNIRVNDTGIYSSSMLITDTQESVLVQKVKLSVVEDSVNERGSSSEDSDSDQTGGNNWIILYVGIVIIIIIICVSVYYSRVKGWKRTSSQCSVQHKMVCSDLIMDFRSS
- the LOC125145694 gene encoding uncharacterized protein LOC125145694 isoform X8, with product MFFCLSENLPTLHKSLPDIMSLLYISILWVCACVDSAESLVTVSAPVGSTVILPCTLTEELKPTSFIKWQLNKVPVFERSSNGTYSGSGYEGRVDVPVDELRKGNCSLVLKNVRFTDDQIYKAIRVEHVNTNTGEAKEINNVTLSVNALQISAPVGSTVVLPCDWSHLSIKTPYVQWFIDTETVFERKGKDSYVGEGYEGRVDVPEDELLKGNCSLVMKNIRVNDTGIYSSSMLITDTQESVLVQKVKLSVVEDSVNERGSSSEDSDSDQTGGNNWIILYVGIVIIIIIICVSVYYSRVKGWKRTSSQ
- the LOC125145694 gene encoding uncharacterized protein LOC125145694 isoform X3, whose amino-acid sequence is MFFCLSENLPTLHKSLPDIMSLLYISILWVCACVDSAESLVTVSAPVGSTVILPCTLTEELKPTSFIKWQLNKVPVFERSSNGTYSGSGYEGRVDVPVDELRKGNCSLVLKNVRFTDDQIYKAIRVEHVNTNTGEAKEINNVTLSVNALQISAPVGSTVVLPCDWSHLSIKTPYVQWFIDTETVFERKGKDSYVGEGYEGRVDVPEDELLKGNCSLVMKNIRVNDTGIYSSSMLITDTQESVLVQKVKLSVVEDSVNERGSSSEDSDSDQTGGNNWIILYVGIVIIIIIICVSVYYSRVKVSSCLRRATNSSEQDGNGHHHSVQYNTRSDSVT